The sequence below is a genomic window from Bosea sp. F3-2.
GCCCGTTGGATTGGTGCATTTCGCGTGCGCAGGCCCGTCGGGCACGCGGCATCGCGAGCGGCGCTTCGGTGAATTGTCACGCGACGAAATCCGCCGCCTCAGCGTGCTCGAAGCGCTCGACCTGTTGCGCGAATCGGTCCTGGCCGGGCCGTGATCCCGTTCCAGTCGCATCGAACGTCATTGCGAGCGAAGCGAAGCAATCCAGGGGGACTGGGTCGAACCGTCCAGCCCCGCGGCCCCTGGATTGCTTCGTCGCTTCGCTCCTCGCAATGACGGTTCAGGCGCCCAGTGCCGGCGCTGTGCCGCGCCCGTAAACCAGATCGGCCCGGCGCGCGAAGGCTTCCGAGAACTTGTGGAAGGCCTTGTCGAACATTGCGCCCATCAGCAAGCCGAGCATGCGGCTGGCGAATTCGTAGGTGATGAAGAAACCGATCTCGCAGCCCGTCTCGAGCGGCTTGAAGGCCCAGCGGTTCTCCAGATGGCGAAACGGCCCGTCGACATACTCGACGAGAATCTTGAGGTTCGCCGGATCGAGCGTGACGCGGCTGGTGAAGGTCTCGTGGATCGCCTTGTAGCCGACGGTCATGTCGGCCAGCAGCACCTCGCCGCCGCCTTCCCGCGGGGTGCGCCGGCGCACCGTCAGCCCCTCGCAGAGCGGCAGGAACTGCGGATATTTCTCGACATCGGCGACGAGCGCGAACATCTGCTCGGGCGAGTGCTTCACCCGGCGGGTGCTGTGGAACTTTGGCATGGGTAGCGCTGCCGTTACTGGCCCAGCCGCGCCGCCCGGTTCGCGCGCAGCCGTGCGAAATCCTCGCCGGCATGGTGCGAGGAGCGGGTCAGCGGCGTCGAGGACACCATCAGGAAGCCTTTGGCATAGGCGATGGTCTCGAAGCTCTTGAACTCGTCGGGCGTGACGAAGCGGATCACGGCATGGTGCTTGCGCGACGGCGCGAGGTACTGGCCGATGGTCATGAAGTCGACCTCGGCGGAGCGCAGGTCATCCATCAGCTGCAGAACCTCGTTCCGCTCCTCGCCGAGGCCGACCATGATGCCGGATTTGGTGAAGATGGTCGGATCGAGCTCCTTCACCCGCTGCAGCAGGCGCAGCGAGTGGAAATAGCGCGCACCGGGACGCACCTTCAGGTACTTGCCCGGCACCGTCTCCATATTGTGGTTGAACACGTCGGGCTTGGCCGCGACGACCACCTCGAGCGCGCCCGGCTTGCGCAGGAAGTCCGGCGTCAGGATCTCGATGGTGGTGCTTGGCGACATCTTGCGGATCGCGGCGATGACCTCGGCGAAATGCTGCGCGCCGCCGTCCTTCAAATCGTCGCGGTCGACCGAGGTGATGACGACATGTTCCAGCCCAAGCTTGGTGACGGCCTCGGCGATCTTGCGGGGCTCCTCGGCGTCGAGAGCCTGCGGCACGCCGGTCTTCACGTTGCAGAAGGCGCAGGCCCGCGTGCAGGTGTCGCCCATGATCATGAAGGTGGCGTGCTTCTTCTCCCAGCACTCGCCGATATTGGGGCAGCCGGCCTCCTCGCAGACCGTGACCAGCTTCTCGGCTTTCACGATCGCCTTGGTCTCGGCCCATTTGGGCGAGCCCGGCGCCTTGACGCGAATCCAGTCCGGCTTGCGCAGGACGGGGTTCTCCGGGCGCTTCTGCTTCTCCGGATGGCGCACCTCGCCTGCAGGCTGGGCCGGTTGCGCCTTCGGATTGCCGGCGTTGGGCCGCGGATCGCGGTTCAGCAGGTCGAGAACAAGCGCCATATCGAGGTCCGGGCTTTCAAAAGCAGGAGCCGGCATTGCCGGCTCCTCCCTAGCTAATCCCCAAAGCGCGCTCCCGCAACCGGCCATCCCGCACACCTCGCGATGGCTCCGCGCCAGCCCTTGTTGACGAATGCTTGTTTTGACAGTTCCCTTTCCGGATTCTATCCGCTGGCAGCAGCGGGGAAAGGCATGCCGGACGATGCTCTCCCCCCGATACCGCCTGTGGCCGGAGATTCCGGTCTTCCCGCCGCGAACGCTGTTCCAGCCGTGGCTTCTCGCAGCCGCTCTCCTATGCGATCCCGCCGCTGCTCAGGAGAGCGAGCGCCGCTGGCATGCGAGCGGCTACGTCAGCCGTTGGATGAACACCGATCTCCTGGACGTGCCGACGCGCGCCTTCACCGGCAATCTCGACTTCTCGGACACTAACTTCGCCGGCGTCGGCCTGTCGCGGGTGATCGTCCCGTCCTTTACCATTCCCCTGCCCTTCACGGACATTGCCTTCCACGGAAACCGGCTGGAGCTGGAAGGGCAGATCCTGCGGCATTTCGGCGGTCAGAGCCATTGGGAGGGAACGCTGGCGTTCCTGCTCCGAACGCCGCAGATTCCGCTGGCGGGAGGCGTGAGCGTCAATTTCGCGGTGGGCGAGGGCTTGTCCTACGCGTCGGAGCGGCCGCGCTTCGAGGGAGCCATCGACGTGCGCCCCACGCGCCTCCTGAACTACCTCGCCTTCGAGGCCGAGTTCGCCCATGAATCGCTGAAAGGTGTCTCCTTCGTCGCCCGGCTGCATCACCGCTCGGGTGTTTTTGGCCTCATCGCCCCGCAGAAGTCGGGCTCCAATTTCATCGGAGCCGGGATCAGAGTCGACCTTCGCTGAACGGTCCCGACTCACTCAGGCGATGAAACGGGCCAGTAGAATGACGAGGATCGCGCCCAGCACTGCCATGCCGGCATCGTCGAGAAAGCCGTAGCCGGTATTCAGCCGCCAGCCGGTCAGCCGCACGATGCCCTGCCCGACCAGCATGCCGAGCACGCCGACGACGGCGTGCCGGATCAGCCCGCCACCGCCGACGATGAGGCTGGCGACGAAGCCGGTGACGATGCCGAAGGCGACGGTCGGCATCACGACACCCCAGTCGAGCGCCAGCGATCGACGCGGCGGCAGGATCTCGACCTCCTCGTCACGGACGACGCGGTCAGGCTTGGGCGGTTTGCGGGTGCGCGGCGGCATGGTCGCAATATGGAATGCGAGAGGTCGGCCGCCAAGTCGGCGCGGATCATCCGACGAGCGGTCCGGCGGGACGCCCGCAGCGGATCAGCGGGCCATCGCCCCGAGCGCAGACATTGATGTCCCCGCCAGGGCGCCGCCGAAACCGTGACCGCCCCCGACGATCTGGACCTTGGCGGGCAAGCCCCGCGCCTGTGCCTTCGCGATGTAGTCGGCCGCGAGCTCCGGGCGGGTATTGTCGTCGGATTGGCCGGTCACGGCGACGATCGGCGTTCCTCCGGGAATGCCGGAAAGGTAGTCGCCCGGGGACTGCGCCGCTCCGGGGCGGCGGCCCCGGCTGGCGCTCCAGGCCGCAACGTCGCAAGGGCAGGACACCAGCACGAGGCCGTTGATCAGGCCGGGAGAGTTGCCGGCCACCACGCCGAGCGTCCCGGCACCGCCCGAATGCCCGAGAGCGACGACGCTGCGAGCACCGTAGCGCTGCTTCAGCTCCCTGATCGCTCCGGCGACGGCGCTGTTGTTGCCAGAGTGGAACGTGTCCCGGCGACCATTGTCGGAGCCCGCGCTGCGATGGCCCGTGCGGTCGTAGTAGCCGGGGCGCAGCAACGCGACGGCGACTACGTCCTTGCGGCCAGCGGCAAATTGTCGGGCGTAGTTGTACATGTAGTCGGCGGGGCCACCGGCCGAGACATCGCCGTGAACGAAGACCGCGAGGACGGGACGCGCACCACTACCAGGCGCTGCGCCGAATGCCTCGTAAGCCAGCCCGTTGGCGCATTTGTCGCCCTCGCAGGCCAGAGCCCCCGCGCCGCCGGACAGGACGCCCGCAAGCGCGGCCAGCAGCGTTATCCCCACACGCTTCATGGTGATCCCCCGCCGCCGTCTCGATCCCGGAGCGTCCCCGTCGAACGCGCCCCGAAGATATCCGGGGCAGCGCCCGATCAAGCCCGAGCGCCTCAGGCGTTCAGGACCTTGCCATAGGCGTCGAGCACGCTCTCCTTCATCACCTCCGACAGGGTCGGATGCGGGAAGATGGTGTGCATCAGCTCTTCCTCGGTCGTCTCGAGGTTCATCGCGACGACGAAGCCCTGGATCAGCTCCGTGACCTCCGGCCCGACCAGATGGGCGCCGAGCAGCTTGCCGGTCTTGGCGTCGAAGATCGTCTTGGCGAGGCCCGAATCCTCGCCGAGCGCCACCGCTTTGCCGTTGGCGACGAAGTTGAAGCGACCGACCTTGATCTCGTAGCCGGCGTCCTTGGCCTTGGCCTCGGTCAGGCCGACGCTGGCGATCTGCGGGTGGCAATAGGTGCAGCCCGGGATCATCTGCTTGTCCATCGGATGCGGGTGCAGCCCCTTGATCGCCTCGACGCAGATCACCGCCTCGTGCTCGGCCTTGTGGGCCAGCATTGGCGGGCCGGCGACGTCGCCGATGGCGTAGATGCCCTTGACGTTCGTCCGGCAGAAATCATCGATGACGATGCAGCCGCGATCGGTCTTCACGCCGAGCGCTTCGAGCCCGATATTCTCGATATTGCCGACGACGCCGACGGCCGAGATCAGGCGGTCGGCCGTGATGGTCTGCTTGCCGCCCTTCTCGTCCTCGATATGGGCGGTGACGGAGTCGGCCCCCTTCTCGACCTTGGTGACCTTGGCGCCGGTCAGAATCTTCATGCCCTGCTTCTCGAAGGCTTTTCGCGCGAAGGCGCCGATCTCGGCATCCTCGACCGGGACGACCTGCGGCAGCACCTCGACCACGGTCACCTCGACGCCCATGGTTCGATAGAAGGAGGCGAACTCGATGCCGATGGCGCCGGAGCCCATCACCAGCAGCGATTTCGGCATCTTCGCCGGGACCATCGACTCGAAATAGGTCCAGATCAGCTTGCCGTCCGGCTCGATGCCGGGCAGCGCGCGCGGCCGGGCGCCGGTCGCGATGATGATGTGATCGGCGGTATAGGTGCCCTCGCCCTTGGCGCCTTTCGGCACCGGGCCTTGCGGCTGCATCGCCGGCTTCTTGGTCGGTGCGACGGTGATCGTGCCGGGCTTGGTCAGCTTGGCCTCGCCCCAGATCACGTCGACCTTGTTCTTCTTCATCAGGAACTGGACGCCGTTGTTCATCCGCACGGCAATGCCGCGCGAACGCTTCACGACGGCCTCCAGATCGGCCTTGAACGAGCCTTCCAGCACCAGCCCGTAATCCTTGGCGTGCTGGCCGTAATGCATGATCTCTGCCGAGCGCAGCAGCGCCTTGGTCGGGATGCAGCCCCAGTTCGAGCAGATGCCGGCGAGATGCTCGCGCTCGACGATCGCCGTCCTGAAGCCGAGCTGGGCGGCCCGGATCGCGGCGACATAGCCGCCGGGGCCGGAACCGATGACGATGATGTCGTAGTCACTCATGGAGGCTGCCTCGGCTTTCCCCTCCCCCTTGTGGGGAGGGGCCAGGGGTGGGGGGCGTCGGACAGGACTCTGCCTGCCCGGAAAGAGCGGCGAAGATCGTGTCGAGCACCATCTCCGCCTCGGTCATGATCTGTCTGTTGGTGAAGCGCAGGACATTGAAGCCCTGCGTTTCGAGCCAAGTCGAGCGCCGCGCGTCGTAGCGCAGCGCTGTCTTAAAGCCGTGCTGATCGCCGTCGACTTCAATGATCAGCTTGGCACCGAAGCAAACGAAATCAGCGATATAGGGGCCAAGCGGGACTTGCCGGCGGAAATGCGTGCCGGCCTGAGGCAGCCGCTTTCTGAGCAGCATCCAGAGCCGCTTTTCGGGCTCGGTCAGGGAACGGCGCAACTCCGGGGCATTGTGCCTGGCGGCAACGCTCGCGACCCTTTCTTTGGGCTGCATCCACGGCATTGTCTATTCCGGCCTCGGAGAGCGCTGCACGACGACCCCCACCCCTTCCCCTTCCCACAAGGGGGAGGGGTTAGGTCGCGGCATCCTCGCGTAAACAACCGCCCGAGCGCCAATCGTCCAAGCTCTTCCCCTCCCCCTTGTGGGGAGGGGATAGGGGTGGGGGTGGTGCCGCCTGGTGACCGGCATTACGCAAGCCTCACACCAGCATCGCCATGGGCTTCTCGATATAGCCCTTGAAGGCCTGCAGCAGCTCGGCGCCGAGCGCTCCGTCGACGGCGCGGTGGTCGGTCGAGAGTGTCACCGACATCACCGTCGCGACGGCCGGCTGGCCGTTCTTGACGATGACGCGCGGCTCGCCGGCGCCGACCGCAAGGATCGTCGCATGCGGCGGGTTCACCACCGCGGCGAAGTCCTTGACCCCGAACATGCCGAGATTGGAGACCGCCGTGGTGCCGCCCTGATACTCCTCGGGCTTCAGCTTGCGGGCCTTGGCGCGGGCCGCATAGTCCTTCATCTCGTTGGAGATCTGCGACAGCGTCTTCTGTTCGGCGTCGCGGATGATCGGGGTGATCAGGCCGCCGGGGATCGAGACCGCGACGCCGACATCGGCGTGCTTGTGCTTGAGCATGGCGCCGTCGGTCCAGGAGACATTCGCGTCCGGTACGGCCCTGAGCGCCAGAGCCAGCGCCTTGATGACCATGTCGTTGACCGAGAGCTTGTAGGCCGGCTTGCCGTCCTTCTCGGGCGCTGCGGTGTTCAGCTCGGCGCGCAGCTTCAGCAGCGCGTCGAGCTCGCAATCCAGCGTGACATAGAAATGCGGGATCGTCTGCTTGGCCTCGGTGAGGCGGCGCGCGATCGTCTTGCGCATGTTGTCGTGCGGGATCTCCTCATAGGAGCCCGGAGCGAACAGCTTCTTGACCTGCTCGTCGGAGGGCCCGGCCGCGAGCGGTGCGGCGGCAGGCTTGGCAGCCGGCGCACCGGCGGGAGCCGCAGCCGGTGCGGCCTTGGCGCCGCCGCCCTTCTTGGCAGCCTCGACGTCCTTCTCGACGATGCGGCCATGCGGACCGGAGCCGTTGATGGCGGCAAGATCGAGCCCGGCGTCCTTGGCGATGCGCCGCGCCAGGGGCGAGGCGAAGGGCCGGCTGCCGTTGAGCTTTGCAGCGGCGGGAGCGGAAGCAGCCGAAGCGGCCGGAGCTGCCGCGGGAGCCGGAGCCTCCGCCTTCGGCGCTTCAGCCTTCGGAGCCTCGGCCTTGGCGGGCGCAGCGCCGCCAGCCGCGGGGGCGGAGATGCTCTTGGCATCCTCGCCTTCGCCTGCGATCACGCCGATCACCTCGTTGACGGCGACATCCGCCGTGCCTTCCGGCACCACGATCTTGGCGAGGACACCCTCGTCGACCGCCTCGACCTCCATGGTCGCCTTGTCGGTCTCGATCTCGGCGATGATGTCGCCGGACTTGATGGTATCGCCTTCCTTCTTCAGCCACTTGGCGAGATTGCCCTTCTCCATGGTCGGAGAGAGCGCGGGCATCAGGATGTTGGTCGGCATCGGTCAGCCCCTTCTCAGCGATAGCAGACGGCCTTGGCCGCCGCGACGACCTCGCCGATGTTCGGAAGCGCGAGCTTCTCGAGATTCGCCGCATAGGGCATCGGCACGTCCTTGCCGGTGACGCGGGCGACGGGGGCATCGAGATAGTCGAAGGCCGCTTCCATGATCTTCATGCCGATCTCGGCGGTGACGCCGGACTGCGGGAAGCCCTCCTCCACCGCGACACAGCGATTGGTCTTCTGCACGGAGGCGACGACCGTCTCGATATCCATCGGGCGGATGGTTCTGAGGTCGATGACCTCGGCCTCGATGCCTTCCTTGGCCAGCGCCTCGGCGGCGCCGAGCGCATAGGCCATGCCGATGCCGAAGGAGACGATGGTCACGTCCGTGCCCGGACGCACCACCTTGGCCTTGCCGATCGGTACGAGGAAATCATCGCTCTTCGGCACATCGAAGCTGCGCCCGTAGAGGATCTCGTTCTCGAGGAAGATCACCGGGTTCGGATCGCGGATCGCGCTCTTGAGCAGGCCCTTCGCGTCGGAGGCGCTGTAGGGCATCACGACCTTGAGGCCGGGCACGTTCGAGTACCACGCCGCATAGTCATGGCTGTGCTGGGCGCCGACGCGGGCCGCGGCGCCGTTCGGGCCGCGGAAGACGATCGGCGCGCCCATCTGGCCGCCGGACATGTAGAGCGTCTTGGCGGCGGAGTTGATGATGTGGTCGATCGCCTGCATGGCGAAGTTGAAGGTCATGAACTCGACGATCGGACGGAGACCCGAGAGCGCCGCGCCGACGCCGATGCCGGCGAAGCCGTGCTCGGTGATCGGCGTGTCGATGACGCGCTTCGGCCCGAATTCCTGCAGCAGGCCCTGCGTGACCTTGTAGGCGCCCTGGTATTCCGCGACCTCCTCGCCCATCACGAAGACATCGCCGTCGCGCCGCATCTCCTCGGCCATGGCGTCGCGCAGCGCCTCGCGCACAGTCATCGAGACGATCTCGGCGCCCGCGGGGAATTCGGACGAGGCGTCATAGGCCTTCGCCTGAGCCGGAACGCTTTGCGGCGCGCTGGCAGCCGGCGCTTCCTCGGCCTTTGCCGCCGGCGCGGGCTCAGCCTTGGGCTCGGGCGCCGCCGCCTTGGCGGCACCGTTCGCTGCGGTGCTGACGTCCTCGCCGTCGGCCGCGATCACGCCGATCCGCGTGTTGACCGCAACATTGTCGGTGCCGTCGGCGACGAGGATCTTGGCGAGGATGCCCTCGTCGACCGCCTCGACCTCCATGGTCGCCTTGTCGGTCTCGATCTCGGCGATGATGTCGCCGGCCTTGACCTGATCGCCCTCTTTTTTCAGCCACTTGGCCAGTTTTCCTTCCTCCATCGTGGGAGAAAGGGCAGGCATGAGAATGTCGATCGGCATGAACGCACCCGGATTCTAAGACGCGGGGAAAGACGGTGAGGAGGCGCGGGCGCGGGCCGTCAGCCCTGCGCCGGCTCCAGCAGGATGTCGGTGTAGAGCTCGGACGGATCGGGCTCGGGATCATGCGTCGCGAACTCGGCCGCGTCGTTGACGATCTCGCGCACCTTGGCGTCGATCGCCTTGAGCTCGTCTTCGCCGATCTTGAAATCGCGGATCAGGCGGGCGCGGACCTGCTCGATCGGATCGTGCTCCTCGCGCATGCGCTGGACCTCGTCCTTGGAGCGATACTTGGCCGGGTCCGACATCGAATGGCCGCGATAGCGGTAGGTCTGCATCTCGAGGATGTAGGGCCCCTTGCCGGAGCGGGCGTGCTCGACCGCACGCAGGCCGGCCTCGCGCACGGCGCGGACATCCATGCCGTCGACCTGCTCGCCGGGAATGTTGAAGGAGATGCCGCGGCGCGAGAAATCGGTCTGGGCCGAGGCGCGGGTGACCGCGGTGCCCATGGCGTAGCGGTTGTTCTCGATCACGAACACGACCGGCAGCTTCCAGAGCTCGGCCATGTTGAAGCTCTCGTAGACCTGACCCTGGTTCGCCGCACCGTCGCCGAAATAGGTCATGGAGACAGTATTGTCGCCGCGATACCAGTCGGCGAAGGCCAGGCCGGTGCCGAGCGAGACCTGTGCGCCGACGATGCCGTGGCCGCCGTAGAAGTTCTTCTCGCGGCTGAACATGTGCATGGAGCCGCCCTTGCCGCGCGAATAGCCGCCGCGCCGGCCGGTCAGCTCCGCCATCACACCGCGCGATTCCATGCCGCAGGCCAGCATGTGGCCGTGGTCGCGATAGCCGGTGATGACCTGATCGCCATCCTTCGAGGCCATCTGCATGCCGATGACCACGGCTTCCTGGCCGATATAGAGATGGCAGAAGCCGCCGATCAGGCCCATGCCGTACATCTGGCCGGCCTTCTCCTCGAAGCGCCGGATCAGCAGCATCTCACGATAGGCGTGAAGGTCTTCTTCCTTGGTGAAGCTCGGCGCGTTGCTGAGGGCTGTCGAGGTCTTTGCCGCCCCCTCCTTCGAACCCCGTGGCTTTGCCGGCTTTGCAGCGGCTTTCGATTGAGCGGGAGCTTTCGACTTACGCGCAGCAACAGCCATCAGGCGGCCCTCCAAGGTCATTTGACCTTTGTTGTAGAGGATCGCAAAAACCTTGGCGAGCACGCTATCTCGCAGTGCAACATGATCTAAGTTATTGAAAAGACGAAGATCTGTGATCGTAACTGATTTTCAGTTAATCGATACGTCTGGGACTAAGTGCCGTATCGTCAGAACTCAGCGCCCCATGATGACGACGTCGTTCTTGTGCGTGCGGCCAAGGGTGGCTCGCGCGTTCTCTTCCAGGAGATCGCGATCGACCGCCTCGTCGCGGACCAGGGACAGGCGATGTTCCCAGGATTTGCGCTCGGCGACAAGCCCGGCGAGCTCCAGCTCCATATCGCGCAGCGATTCACGGACGGCGCCGCGCGCCTCGAGGCCGCGCGCGCCATGCTGGGCATGGAACATGAAATAGGACACGGCTGCTCCCGAGACGAGATAGAGCGCCAATGTCACGAAGATCGAGCGAAGGCCGCGGCGGATAACCATGGCGCTACGCTAGGAAAACTTGGTTTCCGGCCGGTTAACGAAAGTCGCGGGCTGGGAATTTCGCTGTTCTGGTGAGCGGGGTGGGGATCGAACCCACGACCACATGATTAAAAGTCATCAGACCATGCTGGATGATGGTGAGAAATGTGAGGAAATAGCCCGATAAATCAAGAGAAATCTGTCAGAACCACGTGATTATGTGCTACCTATTGGGAAGCACGCAGAGATAATTTGCTTCCCAATGTTTCCCACCGGATGCGCTATGCTCCTCACAGACCAATCAGTCGCCAAGCTCACGATACCAGAGGGCAAGGCCGAACTCATCGTATTCGACGATCGCGAACCTGGCTTCGGCGTGCGTCTCCGCGCTGGCGGCAAGCGTGTCTGGATCTGCCAGTATCGCGCGGGTGGGCAGCAACGCCGTGTCACGATCAAGTCTGTCGCGGAGTTGACGGCAGCCAAAGCACGAGACCGCGCGAAAGCGCTAAAGGCTGGCGTGACGCTTGGCACCGATCCGCAGGGGGAACGGCTTGCGGAGAAAGAGCGAGCGAAGACCACCCTCCTCCATATCGTCGACAGTTACCTGGAGCACCTGGAGCGGCGAGTGAAGGTCGCCGCGATGAAGCGGGCGTCTTACGATGCGACTGAGCGGTATTTGCGGAACCACTGGGCCAAGCTCCACCCTCAGCCGGCGCATTCCCTCAGCCGCCGCGAGATTGCTGAAAGGCTGACGGCTATTGCCTCTGAGAACGGACCGATTTCGGCGAACCGAGCCAGGGCAGCCCTATCGTCGCTCTACACCTGGGCGATGAAGGAGGGTCTGCTGGAAACACTGCAGGCCAACCCCGTCGCTTTCACGAACAAGCCAGCGGAAGAGCGCCATCGCGACCGCGTGCTGAGCCATACCGAACTTCGCGAGATCTGGCAGCACTCGGGCGATAGCGATTTCGGCAGAATCGTGCGCCTGCTGATGTTGACCGCCCAGCGGCGGGACGAGGTCGCCAATATGGTTCGCTCTGAGCTTTCGATCGACCGGGCGCTGTGGAGCATCCCCGCGCCGCGGACGAAGAACGGCATCATGCACGACGTCCCACTGGCGCCTTCAGCACTTGAGATCATTCAGAGCATCCCGGTGGCGGAAGTGAAGGAAGGCGAGCCGCGTCGCGATCTGATCTTCGGTGCCGGCAAAGGCGGGTTCTCGGGCTGGAGTCGATCGAAGACCGATCTCGACACCCGGATAGCGGCTGCGCGAGCGAAGGCCGCCGAGGCTGAGGGTGTTGAGCCGGTCGAGATGCCACACTGGACGCTGCACGACCTGCGCCGGACAGCCGATACGCTTATGAACGAGGAACTGGGCGTCCAACCGCACGTCACCGAGGCCATCCTGAACCATGTTAGCAGCCAGGAATCGGGCAAGAAGGGCGTGGCGAAGGTCTACAATCGCTCGAAGTATGCGGCAGAGAAGCGAGCGGCGCTTAGCGCGTGGGCGGACCATCTCCTAGAGATCTCACGATGACGCGGAAGATTGTCCGCGTCGAGATATCACCGGAAGATGCCCTGCGCGACATGCTGGCGGGGCTGCGACAAGCGCGAGTTGAAGCCGATCTGTCTTGGGACGATGTCGACCGAGCCGCTCGTTTGCCGGCGGGCACGTGCGCTCGCCTGGAGATCGAGATTGACCACCCGATGGCCGGCAGGGCCTTGCCGAAAAATGCAATCGAGAGAATTGCTGCTCTGCTCGGTGTTGGCTTTACGATAAAGTGGTGATTACCTGCCTGCCGCCCGTAAAAAGTAAAAGATTTCAGTCAGTTACAATGGTCATCTTGCGCATTCGAAGTCGCGCTGTGGACAACTAAGAAATATCAAACAATCACTGATGCTTAGCGAAGATTTCTGTGCGGTGCGGCTTCTGATCAATTCTCCATACTTCCTTCCATCAACCGGATGGAGTTGGAAATGTCGGTTCTTGATCGCCTGCCCGCCGAGATCGCCCGCAAGCGGGTTCTTCCCTCTGAGACCGCGGCAGAGTTCTGCGGTCAGACTATCGAAAATTGGCGGAAGCTGCGCCAGCAAGGAAAATTGCCGGCGCCAATCACGCTCGGCGGTAAGAAGCTTGGTTGGCGCATCGGCGACCTGATCGACTTCATCGACGCCAAGGCCGGCGCCTGACGATGGCCGGGTACCGCCACAACTCCGAGACTGGCGAGCGGGAATACGTCGGTGATGACGTGCCTGCGGAGAAGCCCATCGGCCCGCCCATGCAGGAACCGGGCTGGGTCGAGCTGTTCCTTGGTCAGAGCGAGTCCCTGCCGTTCCGGGTGACGCCCCGCCCCGTCGGACCGCGTGGCCGCGTGTACCGACGCCCGTCGCGCCGCCGCGGGTGACGCCATGTCGAGCGATCGTACGAGCCCGGCAGTCCGGCAGATTCTCGACGAGGCGTCTCTGTGGGGCGAATGGGCCGCGGACGTGAAGAGAAGACTCGATGCGGTGGAGCCAGGCACGCCGGTGCCAGCTGATCCGCAAGCATTTTTCACAAGACGCCTCGCCGTCGAGCAGATCATTCGCGACGCCGAACAGGCCGGATACCTCGACGAGCTGAAGCGCCAGCTCGCCGCCATCGACGGCCGGCCGGCGCCAGATCCCGAAACCTCCCTCTCTCCCCAAACGCGGCCACCTCGCCGCAAGCCGAAAGGACCACGACCATGAATGCCCCGACGCGCGAAAGCAGATCGCGGTCGCAGTCGCGTCCGGCGATGCCCGAGCCCGAGCCGAGTTTTTCGG
It includes:
- a CDS encoding pyruvate dehydrogenase complex E1 component subunit beta, with protein sequence MPIDILMPALSPTMEEGKLAKWLKKEGDQVKAGDIIAEIETDKATMEVEAVDEGILAKILVADGTDNVAVNTRIGVIAADGEDVSTAANGAAKAAAPEPKAEPAPAAKAEEAPAASAPQSVPAQAKAYDASSEFPAGAEIVSMTVREALRDAMAEEMRRDGDVFVMGEEVAEYQGAYKVTQGLLQEFGPKRVIDTPITEHGFAGIGVGAALSGLRPIVEFMTFNFAMQAIDHIINSAAKTLYMSGGQMGAPIVFRGPNGAAARVGAQHSHDYAAWYSNVPGLKVVMPYSASDAKGLLKSAIRDPNPVIFLENEILYGRSFDVPKSDDFLVPIGKAKVVRPGTDVTIVSFGIGMAYALGAAEALAKEGIEAEVIDLRTIRPMDIETVVASVQKTNRCVAVEEGFPQSGVTAEIGMKIMEAAFDYLDAPVARVTGKDVPMPYAANLEKLALPNIGEVVAAAKAVCYR
- the pdhA gene encoding pyruvate dehydrogenase (acetyl-transferring) E1 component subunit alpha, with product MAVAARKSKAPAQSKAAAKPAKPRGSKEGAAKTSTALSNAPSFTKEEDLHAYREMLLIRRFEEKAGQMYGMGLIGGFCHLYIGQEAVVIGMQMASKDGDQVITGYRDHGHMLACGMESRGVMAELTGRRGGYSRGKGGSMHMFSREKNFYGGHGIVGAQVSLGTGLAFADWYRGDNTVSMTYFGDGAANQGQVYESFNMAELWKLPVVFVIENNRYAMGTAVTRASAQTDFSRRGISFNIPGEQVDGMDVRAVREAGLRAVEHARSGKGPYILEMQTYRYRGHSMSDPAKYRSKDEVQRMREEHDPIEQVRARLIRDFKIGEDELKAIDAKVREIVNDAAEFATHDPEPDPSELYTDILLEPAQG
- a CDS encoding septum formation initiator family protein, encoding MVIRRGLRSIFVTLALYLVSGAAVSYFMFHAQHGARGLEARGAVRESLRDMELELAGLVAERKSWEHRLSLVRDEAVDRDLLEENARATLGRTHKNDVVIMGR
- a CDS encoding integrase arm-type DNA-binding domain-containing protein translates to MLLTDQSVAKLTIPEGKAELIVFDDREPGFGVRLRAGGKRVWICQYRAGGQQRRVTIKSVAELTAAKARDRAKALKAGVTLGTDPQGERLAEKERAKTTLLHIVDSYLEHLERRVKVAAMKRASYDATERYLRNHWAKLHPQPAHSLSRREIAERLTAIASENGPISANRARAALSSLYTWAMKEGLLETLQANPVAFTNKPAEERHRDRVLSHTELREIWQHSGDSDFGRIVRLLMLTAQRRDEVANMVRSELSIDRALWSIPAPRTKNGIMHDVPLAPSALEIIQSIPVAEVKEGEPRRDLIFGAGKGGFSGWSRSKTDLDTRIAAARAKAAEAEGVEPVEMPHWTLHDLRRTADTLMNEELGVQPHVTEAILNHVSSQESGKKGVAKVYNRSKYAAEKRAALSAWADHLLEISR